The genomic interval GATTTTATCTAAAGCGGCATAAATTATTCTTTCCCAGTTTTCTTTTGAAGTATCTTTAATCAGAGTTAAATTGAAAACGTCGCCCCGAATCTTATTTTTTGTTGTCAAAGAGTCCAAAAGAGAACCGACTTCATACATGTATTGATCTATCGGAAGAGAAATTCCGCGGATATAAAAAGCAACGAAGTAATAATTATCATCACTGTTGAAAAAGAGAAATTTCGGGATGAACCGGATTGAAGAATCAAATTCATTCCACTCATTCGTTTTTTCCTCACCCGGAAATTTTGCTGAAATGAGAATGTCGGGTATCCGTTCAGCCGGGGAATTCTCGGGATTTGATATGAAATTTAAACTATTCAGTTCTTCTTCAGTTTGTAATGAATACAGTTGATCGATTCCCCAGAATCTTTCTTTTCTCGACGGATCGTTCCAATAGAAAAAAAATTCTTTTGAATAAAGAAGGTCAAATGATTTTTCGAAAAGATCTCTGTCAATCGGGCAGATAAACTTGCCGGGATTAAGGTAACCCGGGTTATCCTTTATAGAATTCAGATTATTTACAAAATCAGAAATTTTTTGAATTTTTTTCAGCAACTTGATACAATAAAATTATTTGAACGTAAAATATATACTTTGGTCGGGTGGTTTCAAATTAAGTTAAACGACTTATTTTGCGATAAAATCAAACTGTTTAAAAAGTAAATATCACTAAAATTTTTACTTCACAATTAAAAATTAATTCTTTAAGTTTCTAACCAGAACCCATTAAATCATTAGGAGTACAATAGGGAAAATATTCTTCAACAAAAATAGGAGAAACTACTAATGCAAAGCCAAAAAGCTGAAACTGCCCTCCAGCTTTGGGAAAGGCTTTCAAAAGCGCACGATAAGTTTCGTAAAGTGCAAGCAAAGCAAATGTTTGGTGAAAAACTTACCGCACCTCAATTCGGCGTCCTCGAGGTTATCTACAAACTGGGTCCTGTCCCCCTCAAAAAAATAAGTGAAGAAACAATGGTAACAGGCGCAAATATTACATGCGTTGTAGATAATCTGGAAGAAATGGGATTTGTTAAAAGAGTTCACTCGAAAGAGGATAGGAGAGTAATTACAGCCGAACTGACTAACTCCGGAAAGTCAAAACTGGAAAAAATTCTGCCTTCTTATTATGAAAATATTGCTTCTCTCGTTACCAAACTTTCCGACAATGAACAGAAGCAAATTCTCAATATTTTGGGCAAATTGATGTAATTATTTTTTTTCGAAGACAAGAGCAATCCAATCTCCTAACTGAGCCTGCTCGATTGCTTTAAACCGATTCAAAGAATACTTGTCCGAAACCTCAGCTTCATCCGTTTGAAGAAGGCCGGAAAGGATCAACTTTCCGGCCGGATTAATTTTTTTTGCCAGTAAGGGTGCGATCTCAAGCAGTATATGTTTATTAATATTTGCAACTATCAGATCAAAATTACTTTCTTCAAGCTGATTTAATTCCGAAAGCCGGATTTCCACTTTATCTTCAAGTGAATTAAGATTCACATTTTCTCTGCCGTTTAGCAGGCACCACTCATCATTATCAATTCCGATAGCTTTTGAACCACCGAGCATTACTGCCGCAATGGCCAGTACAGAGGTTCCTGATCCGACATCGAGCACGTAATCATCCGGCCGGATATATTTTTCAATAAGTCTAAGAACAAGTTTTGTGGTCTCGTGCTCGCCTGTACCGAAAGACATTTTGGGATCTATTGTAATAACTAGACGGTCATCCCCAGAATTATACTCTTTGAACGACGGCTTTATAACAATTCTGTCGCTTACTTCAACAACTTTAACATTCTTTTCATACTCTTCATTCCAGTTCCGGTCCTCAATTAAATCTGAAGTTATTACATAATCATAAATAAATCCCTCTCCCTTAGCGGATTCAAGGACTGCCGAAATTTCCTCTTCTGTAACAGGATTATTTGGGTCAACAAAGAGATTCAAACTGTTTTCGGTTTCGGTAATACCGGCAAAATCAAATTGCCAGAGCATTCCGCTTATCAACTCGTTGTTTACCGGAGTTGTAACAATTTTATACTGCAGATATTTTTTCATTTATCAGTAACTGTAAATTAATTCGCAAATTTTATCCTGAATTTCTCTTGCGGTTTTGGATGAACCGTTAAAATTCTGGATCATAATTGTAAAGGCAATAAGATGATTTGACTTATTCGTAATAAAACCGCTTAGATTACTTACACCGCTGATTGTTCCGGTTTTAGCACTCACTTTTTTATTTGCAAAAGATTTTTTCATCCGGTCCTTTAAAGTCCCGTCGACTCCTGCTACGGACAAAGAGTTCAGCAGCTTATTAAATACGTCGCTCCTTTTATTGTAAACAAATTTCAGCGTTTCGTTTAGAAGTTCGGCGGAAACCAGGTTGTAAAAGGAGAGACCCGAGCCGTCCGCAATTCGGTAATTCTCCGGATTCAAACCGGTTAGAGTGATCAAGCTATCGATGAGATTAATTCCGTTTGAAGCGGAAGCAGGCTTACCGTAATACTTCAGAGCCATAGCCCTGAGGAGCATTTCGGCGCTAAGATTATTACTCTCTTTGTTGGCGCTTACAACAACAGAATCGGGCAATCGTTCGAGCGAAAAAATTTCTTTCAATCCGTCGGGCAGCGATGCGGTTTTAATTTCCCCGGAAAAATTGATTTTGTAAGCGGCAAGCCTTTCTTTGAATAACTGTAGAAAATATTCTGCAGGGCTGTAGACGTTGAGCAATAAATCATCCGGTTTATCATTTAAAGCTATTTCACCTTTAACGGTGATACTGTTTTTTCTGCTTATCCAGTCCCGGGTTATAAGAAAAGGAATATTTTTCTGTTCGGTAGTAACCGATGTGTTAATCACTTCAACAAAACCGGTTTTGGGTTCGGTATTGATAATAGCCGGTTTTCCTTTAATGTTTGGTGCGTACAAAACTTTTATAACATTATCATTTATGTTGAGAGCAGATAAGTAAGGGGAATTAGGATCCGGATCGTCGTCCCACATCCAGCCGTTTCCCCACATTAGTGAATCTATTGCAGAAAGGTCCGCATAAATATTCCCGCGAATCTCATTTATACCTGAAAGTTTAATCTCTCTAACTAAAGAATCCAGATCATTTAAAGAAAAACCAGGATCGAGTCCGCCTACTAAGTAGATATCACCCTTGCAAACAAAATTTTCGGTAACACCGCTCTGATAAACAGAGGTTTTGAATTTGAAATCATTAAGAAACAAGAGAGACGCACTTGTGGTAAGCAATTTAATAGTAGATG from Melioribacteraceae bacterium carries:
- a CDS encoding MarR family transcriptional regulator; this translates as MQSQKAETALQLWERLSKAHDKFRKVQAKQMFGEKLTAPQFGVLEVIYKLGPVPLKKISEETMVTGANITCVVDNLEEMGFVKRVHSKEDRRVITAELTNSGKSKLEKILPSYYENIASLVTKLSDNEQKQILNILGKLM
- the prmA gene encoding 50S ribosomal protein L11 methyltransferase, coding for MKKYLQYKIVTTPVNNELISGMLWQFDFAGITETENSLNLFVDPNNPVTEEEISAVLESAKGEGFIYDYVITSDLIEDRNWNEEYEKNVKVVEVSDRIVIKPSFKEYNSGDDRLVITIDPKMSFGTGEHETTKLVLRLIEKYIRPDDYVLDVGSGTSVLAIAAVMLGGSKAIGIDNDEWCLLNGRENVNLNSLEDKVEIRLSELNQLEESNFDLIVANINKHILLEIAPLLAKKINPAGKLILSGLLQTDEAEVSDKYSLNRFKAIEQAQLGDWIALVFEKK
- the dacB gene encoding D-alanyl-D-alanine carboxypeptidase/D-alanyl-D-alanine-endopeptidase; this translates as MKMKLLFILLLLTVSVYPQGKNSGLQNRINKVLTSDFFNGSQIAIDVFDLTSNKSIYRRNEKLLFHPASTIKLLTTSASLLFLNDFKFKTSVYQSGVTENFVCKGDIYLVGGLDPGFSLNDLDSLVREIKLSGINEIRGNIYADLSAIDSLMWGNGWMWDDDPDPNSPYLSALNINDNVIKVLYAPNIKGKPAIINTEPKTGFVEVINTSVTTEQKNIPFLITRDWISRKNSITVKGEIALNDKPDDLLLNVYSPAEYFLQLFKERLAAYKINFSGEIKTASLPDGLKEIFSLERLPDSVVVSANKESNNLSAEMLLRAMALKYYGKPASASNGINLIDSLITLTGLNPENYRIADGSGLSFYNLVSAELLNETLKFVYNKRSDVFNKLLNSLSVAGVDGTLKDRMKKSFANKKVSAKTGTISGVSNLSGFITNKSNHLIAFTIMIQNFNGSSKTAREIQDKICELIYSY